The following are from one region of the Magallana gigas chromosome 4, xbMagGiga1.1, whole genome shotgun sequence genome:
- the LOC105320047 gene encoding protein FAM72A, whose amino-acid sequence MSDKLSMHPQFRSKEVFFLDCRHCESNVCRRAMESVLVADSQTKLFSTDCPEKSSVELTGERFETDSCNCQLENVACVFCGSVLGYNVRLPCKTCLQSCNNGHLWMFYTEKISPYQRFNKKGEEVLLWGNIPEMSHDHALDFLIDECLR is encoded by the exons atgtctgACAAATTATCTATGCACCCCCAATTCCGTTCAAAAGAGGTTTTCTTTCTGGACTGCCGACATTGTGAGAGTAACGTTTGTCGCCGGGCCATGGAATCTGTGCTAGTGGCCGACTCACAAACCAAGTTGTTTTCAACAGATTGTCCGGAGAAAAG CTCAGTTGAACTGACGGGAGAGAGATTTGAAACAGATTCCTGCAATTGTCAACTCGAAAATGTAGCCTGTGTCTTTTG TGGCAGTGTGCTTGGATACAATGTGAGGCTGCCCTGTAAAACTTGTTTACAGTCCTGTAATAACGGCCATCTCTGGATGTTTTACACAGAGAAAATATCACCTTACCAGAGATTTAACAAGAAAG gagagGAAGTGTTATTGTGGGGAAATATCCCCGAGATGTCACATGACCATGCCTTGGATTTTCTTATTGACGAATGTCTACGCTAA